A genomic window from Thiomonas arsenitoxydans includes:
- a CDS encoding response regulator, which produces MVAPTSPFKVLVIDDSNTIRRSAEIFLKQAGYEVLLAEDGFDALSKVNDHEPDLIFCDILMPRLDGYQTVAVIRRSGKFSHIPMVMLSSKDGVFDKARGRMVGAQDYLTKPFTKDQLLDAVKRHLNANQPAAATGS; this is translated from the coding sequence ATGGTTGCGCCTACCAGCCCATTCAAAGTGTTGGTCATCGATGACAGCAACACCATCCGCCGCAGCGCCGAGATTTTTCTCAAGCAGGCCGGCTATGAGGTGCTGCTCGCCGAAGACGGCTTTGACGCCTTGTCCAAGGTCAACGACCACGAGCCCGACCTGATTTTCTGCGACATTCTGATGCCCCGGCTCGACGGCTATCAGACCGTGGCCGTCATCCGCCGCAGCGGCAAGTTTTCCCATATCCCCATGGTCATGCTCTCCAGCAAGGACGGCGTGTTCGACAAGGCGCGCGGCCGCATGGTCGGCGCGCAAGACTATCTGACCAAGCCCTTCACCAAAGATCAACTGCTCGACGCAGTCAAGCGGCACCTGAACGCCAACCAGCCTGCTGCTGCGACCGGCTCCTGA
- a CDS encoding response regulator transcription factor — protein MPVHNILIVDDSKTELYFLSDLLTKHGFAVNTAENGEQALAMLAAVKPDLILMDVVMPGQNGFQLTRQITRDPAYSGIPVIMCTSKKLETDKVWAMRQGASDYVIKPVNATELLDKIRAIA, from the coding sequence ATGCCCGTACACAATATTCTCATCGTTGACGATTCCAAGACCGAGCTGTATTTCCTCTCCGACCTGCTCACCAAGCACGGCTTTGCGGTGAACACGGCGGAAAACGGCGAGCAGGCGCTGGCCATGCTCGCGGCCGTGAAGCCCGATCTGATTCTGATGGATGTGGTGATGCCCGGCCAGAACGGCTTTCAGCTCACGCGACAGATCACGCGCGACCCGGCTTACTCCGGCATACCCGTCATCATGTGCACCAGCAAGAAGCTTGAAACCGACAAGGTCTGGGCCATGCGTCAAGGCGCGTCCGACTATGTCATTAAGCCGGTGAACGCCACCGAGTTGCTCGACAAGATCCGCGCCATCGCCTGA
- a CDS encoding chemotaxis protein CheW, whose amino-acid sequence MSRASLREFQTHLAQRLTAAQSGQAPSRWLAVLAGQWRFLLPLEFSGEISPMQHCAPLPHALPWFLGLVSLRGQVCGVVHLGRFMGEDAAALTPQARLIQFAPALDINTALLVDQLVGLRNPDQLQKVLRVQEDGLGEGVHPWLGSTYRDAEQNLWHEVDLLALAENEQFLSVT is encoded by the coding sequence ATGTCCAGAGCCTCGCTGCGCGAATTTCAGACCCATCTCGCACAACGCCTGACGGCCGCGCAAAGCGGGCAAGCCCCTTCACGCTGGCTGGCCGTGCTGGCGGGGCAGTGGCGCTTTTTGCTGCCCCTGGAGTTCTCGGGCGAGATTTCGCCCATGCAGCACTGCGCCCCGCTGCCGCACGCCCTGCCCTGGTTCCTGGGCCTGGTCAGTCTGCGGGGCCAGGTCTGCGGCGTGGTGCATCTGGGCCGGTTCATGGGCGAAGACGCCGCTGCCCTGACGCCGCAGGCCCGACTCATCCAGTTCGCCCCGGCGCTCGACATCAACACCGCCCTGCTGGTCGATCAACTGGTCGGGCTGCGCAACCCCGATCAACTCCAGAAAGTTCTCCGCGTTCAAGAGGATGGGCTTGGTGAAGGGGTGCACCCTTGGCTGGGAAGCACATATCGCGATGCCGAGCAGAACCTCTGGCATGAAGTCGACCTGCTGGCTCTGGCCGAAAACGAACAATTCCTGAGCGTCACCTGA
- a CDS encoding methyl-accepting chemotaxis protein, protein MSLLSSLFGTKNNESSSDTEIAPTALGRGGQETLQIDSSIGDPTSALHQAQGNRPLILRLPMISRMMLAQQQRFFGVLLIISLVLLGLTLIVVLRGTSDSARQLEASGAALTQSQRLARSMNAALLGNKDAFATVRSSAEALKSEVAVLQQTSVPAGGQALLDKIGPETETSVKNADLLAKQEGVLTTTAQQLTDINRQTDALLDSAQTLTSLLLQQKASASNINAASQLTMLTQRIDKSANAFLSFQGVRPEAVFTLGKDLTTFNTLSKGLLDGNADLQLTALADPQSRQQLQSLIQTYAKTEASARTLLANLPSLASAREAQNAVLASSGQLYDNLNQLQSLYSSRTGVSWPAILFLALLGLLAIIAATDLIYIMLNEARQRATLVELQRRQTERQELEARRTNESNQAAILRLMNELQTVAEGDLTQQATVTEDITGAIADSVNYTVEELRTLVGQVQQTADQVGEGASQAQTTSDRLMRSADEQLNKIRETGQSVLDMAQRINQVSVQAQQSAEVANQSLQAAEQGQRAVRNSIDGMNSIRDQIQDTSKRIKRLGESSQEIGEITELISDITEQTNVLALNAAIQAASAGEAGRGFSVVAEEVQRLAERSAESAKQIAALVRTIQTDTQDAVAAMEKSTQGVVEGAKLADNAGAALAQIDAVSRQLAELITQISQQTQIEASSANKVADNIQTIFTVTEQTSEGTRSTASLVRDLARVADDLRQSVSRFKIN, encoded by the coding sequence ATGTCCTTACTCTCGTCCCTTTTCGGAACGAAAAACAACGAATCGTCAAGCGACACCGAAATCGCGCCGACGGCGCTCGGCCGGGGTGGACAGGAAACCCTGCAGATCGATTCCAGCATCGGAGATCCGACCAGCGCCCTGCATCAAGCCCAGGGCAACCGCCCGCTGATTCTGCGGCTGCCGATGATCAGCCGCATGATGCTGGCCCAGCAACAGCGCTTTTTCGGCGTGCTGCTCATCATCTCGCTGGTACTGCTCGGCCTGACCCTGATTGTGGTGCTGCGTGGAACGTCCGACTCGGCCCGGCAGCTCGAAGCCTCCGGCGCGGCGCTGACCCAGTCTCAGCGTCTGGCGCGTTCGATGAACGCGGCGCTATTGGGCAATAAAGACGCTTTCGCCACCGTGCGTTCCAGCGCCGAGGCCCTGAAATCGGAAGTCGCCGTCCTGCAGCAAACCAGCGTGCCCGCTGGCGGCCAGGCGCTACTCGACAAGATCGGCCCGGAAACCGAGACCAGCGTGAAAAACGCCGACTTGCTCGCCAAGCAGGAAGGTGTGCTGACGACGACTGCCCAGCAGCTCACCGACATCAACCGCCAGACCGATGCCCTGCTCGACAGCGCCCAGACGTTGACTTCGCTGCTGCTGCAGCAAAAAGCGTCGGCGAGCAATATCAACGCCGCCAGCCAGCTCACCATGCTGACCCAGCGCATCGACAAATCAGCCAACGCTTTTCTGTCGTTTCAAGGCGTGCGGCCCGAGGCTGTGTTCACCCTCGGCAAGGATCTGACCACCTTCAACACGCTGAGCAAGGGACTGCTGGACGGCAATGCCGACCTGCAACTCACCGCCCTAGCCGATCCGCAATCGCGCCAACAGTTGCAAAGCCTGATCCAGACCTACGCCAAGACCGAAGCCTCTGCCCGCACCCTGCTGGCCAACCTGCCCAGCCTGGCCTCGGCGCGTGAGGCGCAAAACGCGGTGCTCGCCTCATCCGGCCAGCTCTACGACAACCTCAATCAGCTGCAAAGCCTGTATTCCTCGCGCACCGGCGTGAGCTGGCCGGCGATTTTGTTCCTCGCCCTGCTGGGCCTGCTGGCCATCATCGCCGCCACCGACCTGATCTACATCATGCTCAACGAGGCGCGCCAACGTGCCACGCTGGTGGAACTGCAGCGTCGGCAAACCGAGCGTCAAGAGCTTGAAGCCCGGCGCACCAACGAGTCGAATCAGGCCGCCATTTTGCGGTTGATGAACGAACTGCAAACCGTGGCCGAGGGCGACCTCACCCAGCAGGCCACCGTGACCGAAGACATTACCGGCGCCATCGCCGACTCGGTGAACTACACCGTGGAAGAGCTGCGCACCCTGGTGGGACAGGTTCAGCAGACGGCCGACCAGGTGGGCGAAGGCGCCTCTCAGGCGCAAACCACTTCCGACCGCCTGATGCGCAGCGCCGACGAGCAGCTCAACAAAATTCGTGAAACCGGTCAGTCGGTTCTCGACATGGCGCAGCGCATCAACCAGGTGTCGGTTCAGGCGCAGCAATCGGCCGAGGTGGCGAACCAGTCGCTGCAGGCCGCCGAGCAGGGGCAGCGCGCCGTGCGCAACTCCATCGACGGCATGAACAGCATTCGCGACCAGATTCAAGATACCTCCAAGCGCATCAAGCGGCTGGGTGAATCGTCGCAGGAGATCGGCGAAATCACCGAGCTGATTTCCGACATTACCGAACAGACCAACGTGCTGGCCTTGAACGCTGCCATTCAGGCCGCGTCAGCGGGTGAAGCGGGTCGCGGCTTCTCGGTGGTGGCCGAGGAAGTGCAGCGCCTGGCCGAGCGTTCGGCCGAGTCGGCCAAGCAGATTGCCGCGCTGGTGCGCACCATTCAGACCGACACCCAAGACGCCGTGGCCGCCATGGAAAAGAGCACCCAGGGCGTGGTCGAAGGGGCCAAGCTGGCCGATAACGCCGGCGCCGCGCTGGCCCAGATCGACGCGGTGTCGCGCCAGCTTGCCGAGCTGATTACGCAGATTTCGCAACAGACCCAGATCGAAGCCAGTTCCGCCAACAAGGTGGCCGACAACATCCAGACCATTTTCACCGTGACCGAGCAGACCTCCGAAGGCACGCGCTCCACCGCCTCGCTGGTGCGCGACCTCGCGCGTGTCGCCGACGATCTGCGCCAGTCCGTCTCGCGGTTCAAGATCAACTGA